A part of Leptospira congkakensis genomic DNA contains:
- a CDS encoding TrmH family RNA methyltransferase — protein sequence MSTKRPLKISVKNSEFQILMALRTNRSKRSQENEVFVEGTENIKQLIAARWQITRILFRDGVKLSNWGESVLQAYPSAKQVEVSLDLYIELSEKENPSELIVTAKIRKFEFSDLKLEKNSKPFYLLFDRPSDLGNFGSILRSADAFSVDAVFVLGHAIDVYDPKVIRSSLGSVFHTKLLFIESLSVLETFIQKEKERSGLLVVGSDSTGEHSLAEKVLNSPILIILGNEAKGMSVHLQSLCDSIFKIPMNGVVNSLNVSAAGSILLWEVAKNRN from the coding sequence ATGAGTACAAAACGTCCGCTGAAAATTTCCGTAAAGAATTCTGAATTTCAGATCCTTATGGCACTGCGGACTAACCGTTCCAAACGAAGCCAGGAAAACGAAGTGTTTGTGGAAGGAACGGAGAACATCAAACAATTGATTGCTGCTCGTTGGCAAATCACAAGGATTTTGTTTCGGGACGGGGTGAAGTTATCCAATTGGGGAGAATCCGTTTTACAGGCATATCCTTCTGCGAAACAGGTAGAGGTTTCTCTCGATTTGTACATTGAACTTTCAGAAAAAGAAAACCCTTCTGAGTTAATTGTTACAGCAAAAATTCGGAAGTTTGAATTTTCTGATTTAAAATTGGAAAAAAACAGTAAGCCGTTTTATCTACTTTTTGATCGGCCGAGTGATTTGGGAAACTTTGGGTCGATCCTAAGGTCAGCAGATGCTTTTTCTGTGGATGCTGTTTTTGTTTTGGGGCATGCAATCGATGTTTATGATCCAAAGGTCATCCGCTCAAGTCTCGGAAGTGTATTTCATACAAAGTTATTATTCATTGAATCTCTTTCTGTTTTAGAAACATTTATCCAAAAAGAAAAAGAACGCTCTGGACTTCTAGTGGTAGGAAGTGATTCTACAGGCGAACATTCGTTAGCAGAGAAGGTTTTGAATTCTCCAATCCTTATCATTTTAGGAAATGAAGCCAAAGGGATGAGTGTTCATTTACAATCCCTTTGTGACTCCATCTTTAAAATTCCCATGAATGGAGTTGTGAATTCGCTGAATGTATCGGCAGCCGGTTCCATTTTGCTCTGGGAAGTGGCAAAGAACCGGAATTAG
- a CDS encoding response regulator: MTETKNKKKAILFVDDETIILLSMKSQVRQHFGEKYKYLTADNAKEAWDLLKELEEEGCSVSIIISDWSMPGMNGDEFLRKVHYSYPEIEKVIVTGFADQKSIEDLDSEIGPITCLKKPWDEGELIAMISNAMRT; this comes from the coding sequence GTGACTGAGACTAAAAATAAAAAAAAAGCCATTCTCTTTGTAGATGATGAAACCATCATCCTACTGAGTATGAAGTCACAAGTCAGACAACATTTCGGAGAAAAATATAAATACCTTACGGCTGACAATGCCAAAGAAGCTTGGGATTTACTCAAAGAACTAGAAGAAGAAGGATGTTCTGTTTCCATCATCATCTCTGATTGGTCTATGCCAGGAATGAATGGAGATGAATTTTTACGAAAAGTACATTATTCCTATCCAGAGATTGAGAAAGTAATCGTAACAGGTTTCGCTGATCAAAAATCAATTGAAGATTTGGATTCTGAAATTGGACCCATTACTTGTTTGAAAAAACCTTGGGATGAAGGAGAACTCATCGCTATGATCTCCAATGCTATGAGGACCTAA
- a CDS encoding 1-acyl-sn-glycerol-3-phosphate acyltransferase, whose protein sequence is MKPKKRTVPYDILIKLVSFTKGLVFHSIEENFSDADKHLETPYPSALLCNHVSEADVVSLSMVYPRLKPKTKMIIPAREDILEPGFLQKEFRAKGIVKWIFRFIDATKIIPILLRYIGAVPIKRPFRDNTRELIKKGELRDKVDSEWNDLVTHIKKGRNLFMFPEGTYNHDGFLNQVKRGAYYIKTKIEKLNFNSFTLTYDHLSYEKTKLYIKYGKPFQFDSDLTADQVVRLVADKLGKNYTVTLGNLTSFILLKFGKETKIKKDQFVELLIKLKKQIEVSFPEITLASELRAEIFHNQLESIFSKLKKFKLIDLENQTIQTKEILYHLPKSLHNLKKLNTVLYHRNQLTAHISHLEEIWNGLFANQGVSSETT, encoded by the coding sequence ATGAAACCTAAAAAAAGAACGGTTCCGTATGATATCTTAATCAAACTAGTCAGTTTTACAAAAGGACTAGTTTTCCATTCGATTGAAGAAAATTTTTCAGACGCAGACAAACACTTAGAAACACCTTATCCTTCTGCTTTATTATGCAACCATGTTTCGGAGGCCGATGTTGTTTCCCTATCCATGGTATATCCAAGACTCAAACCAAAAACTAAAATGATCATTCCCGCCAGAGAAGACATTTTAGAACCAGGATTTTTACAAAAAGAATTCCGAGCCAAAGGAATCGTCAAATGGATCTTTCGATTCATCGATGCTACGAAAATAATCCCCATACTACTCCGTTATATAGGTGCAGTTCCCATCAAACGTCCGTTTCGTGACAACACAAGAGAACTCATCAAAAAGGGAGAGTTAAGAGACAAAGTAGATAGCGAATGGAATGACCTAGTCACCCATATCAAAAAAGGACGAAATTTATTTATGTTTCCAGAAGGAACCTACAACCATGACGGTTTTTTAAACCAAGTGAAACGAGGAGCCTATTATATAAAAACTAAAATAGAAAAACTTAATTTTAATAGTTTTACTCTGACCTACGATCACCTCTCTTATGAAAAAACAAAACTATATATTAAATATGGCAAACCATTTCAATTTGATTCAGACTTAACGGCGGACCAAGTGGTGCGTCTTGTGGCTGATAAATTAGGCAAAAACTATACTGTTACCTTAGGGAACCTAACTTCCTTTATCCTATTAAAATTCGGGAAAGAAACCAAAATCAAAAAGGATCAGTTTGTCGAATTGTTGATCAAACTCAAAAAACAAATTGAAGTTTCATTTCCAGAAATCACTCTTGCCTCCGAACTGAGAGCGGAAATTTTCCATAACCAATTGGAATCCATATTTTCTAAACTAAAAAAATTCAAACTCATTGACCTAGAAAACCAAACCATCCAAACAAAAGAAATTCTATACCACTTGCCAAAATCACTTCATAACTTAAAAAAATTGAACACAGTCCTGTATCATAGAAACCAACTCACTGCGCATATTTCGCATCTAGAAGAGATTTGGAACGGACTATTTGCCAACCAAGGAGTCTCAAGTGAAACCACTTAA
- the rfbA gene encoding glucose-1-phosphate thymidylyltransferase RfbA — protein MKGIILAGGSGTRLYPLTRGVVKQLLPVYDKPMIYYPLSVLMLAGIREILIISTPNDTKRFEDLFGDGSDLGIKIQYKIQPSPDGLAQAFLLGEEFIGDDDVCLVLGDNIFYGDGLIQLLSETITEVKDSKKAVVYGYNVKDPERYGVAELDKEMNVISLEEKPTNPKSNIAVVGLYFYPKDVVKHAKQVLPSGRGELEITSLNLLYLSESRLKCKMLGRGFAWLDTGTYDSLLEASNFIEVIEKRQGLKIACLEEIAYRKSFISLETLKKHAILNQKNQYGSYLWDIVNSAEN, from the coding sequence TTGAAAGGTATTATACTTGCTGGTGGTTCTGGAACAAGGTTGTATCCTCTCACAAGAGGAGTCGTGAAACAACTACTTCCTGTTTATGATAAACCAATGATTTATTATCCGTTATCTGTTTTGATGTTAGCGGGCATTCGAGAGATACTGATTATATCCACTCCGAACGATACCAAAAGATTCGAAGATTTATTCGGGGATGGAAGCGATTTAGGAATTAAAATCCAGTATAAAATTCAACCTTCACCAGATGGTTTGGCTCAAGCTTTTTTATTGGGTGAAGAGTTTATTGGAGATGATGACGTTTGTCTGGTACTTGGTGATAATATTTTTTATGGAGACGGGCTCATCCAGTTATTATCCGAAACAATTACCGAAGTGAAGGATTCTAAAAAAGCCGTCGTTTATGGATATAATGTAAAAGATCCAGAAAGGTATGGGGTCGCTGAATTAGATAAGGAAATGAATGTAATTTCCTTGGAGGAAAAACCTACAAACCCGAAAAGTAATATTGCCGTTGTGGGTTTGTATTTTTATCCCAAGGATGTTGTGAAACATGCAAAACAAGTATTACCTTCGGGAAGAGGGGAACTAGAGATTACGTCACTGAATCTTCTGTATTTATCTGAATCCAGATTAAAATGTAAGATGCTAGGCCGTGGGTTCGCCTGGTTGGATACGGGAACTTACGATAGTCTTTTGGAAGCATCAAACTTCATTGAAGTGATTGAAAAAAGACAAGGCCTTAAGATTGCTTGTTTGGAAGAAATTGCATATAGAAAGAGTTTTATCTCTTTAGAAACTTTGAAAAAACATGCGATTCTCAATCAGAAAAATCAATATGGTTCCTATCTTTGGGATATCGTAAATTCGGCAGAAAATTAA
- a CDS encoding PAS domain S-box protein, producing MNVSSTAMMVLNPLGQVQYANPASETVLGVKLNDILSRTYNAPEWKNTSLDGSPWRDEDQPFDIVLKTKKPVTDIRHAIEDSSGNKKYLSINGSPVFNKQGELSFLVFLITDISENVLKQKTLEYNESKYRKITELSLSLVYDMDIQTGVNLWGGAIQEITGYTEEEFQKVGFTEWFASIHPEDRENTLKLFRESSASRQKFSAEYRYQTKSGRYVYIEDNGIFIYNDSGVAYRMFGAMIDRTKQQEANFALKESESQLMMALDAAKMGIWSWDMETRKIYWSPQTYSIYGFPGENFEVTVEKFFELTYKEDLEFLGKETTLLLEDENRSAYRLRNRINHTDGKLHWVEAIGKLTRSKDGKPLNLRGTILDITDVKLSEEALRKSDERFEAFYQFSTEAFLIFDESGLTAKDSNFAFQKLFGYEFEDTPKLKIRNLLSGSSLRKIREKIGANQTGSIEIVCRKKNGDFFPALVSIKRFLYKETNSIAYSIFDLSPLKEVEELRLINSEIRDKNKLIEKQKLELEMAFENLKRTQEQLIQSEKLAALGQLIAGIAHEINNPIGAVKASNQNMLDWQKRYGLASQLFREAILSVPVLEQKILKTILGNLDQPIEFYTGKEERLRKKRNKEVFLANGFLPALAEELSDIWVDLGIGEIDPSYLPLFHSHYIKVFLDYLSLEIQFQRNTRSIQLAVDRISKIMYALKNFSRFDANGKKNRASIPETIETVLTIYQSQLKRGISLIKNFDPVEPIDCYPEDLLHVWTNLIYNALQAMSFVGELEISVKDNQEEILVSFKDSGVGIPKEIESKIFEPFFTTKPPGEGSGLGLDIVNKIIKRHGGRIELSSVPGETIFMIYLPKKN from the coding sequence ATGAATGTCAGTTCCACTGCCATGATGGTTCTCAATCCTTTGGGACAGGTTCAATATGCAAACCCTGCTTCCGAGACTGTCCTTGGGGTCAAACTGAATGATATCCTTTCCCGCACTTATAATGCGCCCGAATGGAAAAATACTTCTCTGGATGGAAGTCCTTGGCGAGACGAAGACCAACCATTTGATATTGTTTTAAAAACCAAAAAACCGGTAACAGACATTCGTCATGCTATCGAAGATTCTTCGGGAAATAAAAAATATTTATCGATTAACGGATCCCCCGTTTTTAATAAACAGGGGGAATTATCTTTTCTTGTTTTTCTCATCACAGATATTTCTGAAAATGTTTTAAAACAAAAAACCTTAGAATACAATGAATCTAAATATCGTAAGATCACCGAACTTTCCTTAAGTTTAGTTTATGATATGGACATCCAAACCGGTGTGAACCTTTGGGGTGGTGCCATCCAAGAAATCACAGGTTATACGGAGGAGGAATTCCAAAAAGTTGGTTTTACTGAGTGGTTTGCTTCGATCCATCCAGAGGACAGAGAAAATACATTGAAGTTGTTTCGGGAATCTTCTGCGTCTCGTCAAAAATTTTCTGCCGAATATCGTTACCAAACAAAATCAGGCCGTTATGTTTACATAGAAGATAATGGAATTTTTATATATAACGATAGTGGAGTCGCCTATAGAATGTTTGGTGCTATGATCGACCGAACAAAACAACAAGAAGCAAATTTTGCACTAAAAGAATCGGAATCACAATTGATGATGGCTCTTGATGCCGCAAAAATGGGAATCTGGAGCTGGGACATGGAAACAAGGAAAATCTATTGGTCCCCACAAACTTACAGTATTTATGGATTTCCTGGTGAAAACTTTGAAGTCACTGTTGAAAAATTTTTCGAGCTTACATACAAAGAAGATTTGGAGTTTTTAGGGAAAGAAACAACTCTCCTTCTTGAGGATGAAAATCGTTCTGCTTACCGACTTCGGAACCGGATCAATCACACGGATGGAAAATTACATTGGGTTGAAGCCATCGGGAAACTCACGAGATCCAAAGATGGTAAACCCTTAAATCTAAGGGGAACCATTCTTGATATCACTGACGTTAAATTAAGTGAAGAAGCCTTAAGGAAATCTGATGAAAGGTTTGAAGCATTTTATCAGTTTTCTACAGAAGCTTTTCTGATTTTTGATGAAAGTGGATTAACAGCAAAAGATTCAAATTTTGCATTTCAAAAGTTATTCGGTTACGAATTTGAGGACACACCAAAACTTAAAATCAGAAATCTTTTATCTGGTTCCTCCCTTCGTAAAATTCGAGAAAAAATTGGAGCCAATCAAACTGGTTCTATTGAAATTGTTTGTAGAAAAAAAAATGGGGATTTTTTCCCAGCTTTAGTTTCTATCAAACGATTTCTTTATAAAGAAACAAATTCGATTGCCTATAGTATTTTTGATCTAAGCCCGTTGAAAGAAGTGGAAGAGTTGCGTTTGATCAATTCAGAAATCAGGGATAAAAACAAACTCATTGAAAAACAAAAATTAGAATTGGAAATGGCGTTTGAAAATTTAAAACGAACCCAAGAACAATTGATCCAATCTGAAAAACTTGCTGCCTTAGGTCAGTTAATTGCAGGTATTGCGCACGAAATCAATAATCCCATTGGTGCCGTGAAAGCATCCAATCAAAATATGTTGGATTGGCAAAAACGGTATGGGCTTGCCTCCCAACTATTTCGGGAAGCCATTTTATCAGTTCCTGTTTTGGAACAGAAAATTCTAAAAACGATTCTTGGCAACTTAGACCAACCCATAGAGTTTTATACAGGGAAAGAGGAACGTCTTCGTAAAAAAAGAAATAAAGAAGTGTTTCTTGCCAATGGATTTTTACCGGCTTTGGCAGAAGAACTTTCTGATATCTGGGTGGATTTAGGAATCGGAGAGATTGATCCTAGTTATTTACCTTTATTCCATTCTCATTATATAAAAGTATTTTTAGACTATTTGTCTTTGGAGATCCAATTTCAAAGAAACACTCGTTCCATCCAATTGGCTGTGGATCGAATTTCAAAAATCATGTACGCTCTCAAAAACTTTTCACGTTTTGATGCCAATGGTAAAAAAAATAGAGCCTCCATTCCTGAAACCATTGAAACGGTTCTTACCATTTACCAAAGCCAATTGAAACGTGGAATCAGTTTAATCAAAAACTTTGATCCTGTAGAACCTATTGATTGTTATCCGGAAGATTTGTTACATGTTTGGACCAATTTAATTTATAACGCACTGCAAGCTATGTCGTTTGTTGGGGAATTGGAAATTTCAGTAAAAGACAATCAGGAAGAAATTCTTGTTTCCTTTAAAGATTCGGGAGTGGGGATTCCAAAAGAAATAGAATCAAAAATTTTTGAACCATTTTTTACCACAAAACCTCCTGGCGAAGGGAGTGGGCTTGGACTGGATATTGTGAACAAAATTATAAAACGACATGGAGGAAGGATTGAACTATCTTCCGTTCCAGGAGAGACAATCTTTATGATTTACCTTCCCAAAAAAAATTAG
- a CDS encoding FAD-dependent oxidoreductase: protein MTSYPNLLSPLSLGFTTLRNRTIMGSMHTGLEEAPNGYERMAAFYGERAKGGVALIVTGGIAPNEAGRVSRGGGVMDTEEEAKHHRVVTEAVHKEGGKIAMQILHTGRYGYHDKIVGASNLRAPINMFKPHPLTEEEIHQTIEDFARCSELAKLAGYDGVEIMGSEGYLINQFIAKRTNNRTDDWGGSFENRIKFPIEIIKAVRKRVGTDFIIIYRLSMLDLVEDGGNIDEVLILAKEIEKAGATIINTGIGWHEARIPTIAMMVPRAAFTWVTARVKGHVNIPLVTSNRINTPEIAESVLAAGDADLVSMARPFLADSAFVNKAAAGKSQEINTCIACNQACLDHIFQGKICSCLVNPRACHETDLIITKTSKPKKVAVVGAGPGGMACSTTLAERGHSVTLFDAGPELGGQLNIARRIPGKEEFKETIRYFGEMVKKHGVDLKLNTFVSAEDLIKQGFDEVVLATGVIPRIPEIPGISGANVLSYVDVVLKGKPVGKRAVVMGAGGIGFDVSLLLTDAGHDFTKENYLKEWGINQNITKDGGLSVKDTPHSGREVTMLKRSNSKFGATLGKTTGWIHKTSLEDRKVTQISGVTYKSIEADGIVIEVKGESRKIPCDTVVVCAGQDPNRTLLAPLESAKIPVHLIGGADLASELDAKRAIDQGTRLAVTI, encoded by the coding sequence ATGACATCTTATCCCAATCTTCTCTCCCCTTTATCACTAGGATTCACTACACTTCGGAATCGAACCATTATGGGCTCTATGCACACAGGCTTAGAAGAGGCTCCCAACGGGTATGAACGTATGGCTGCATTTTATGGAGAAAGAGCCAAGGGTGGAGTGGCGCTGATTGTTACAGGAGGGATTGCTCCGAATGAAGCTGGGCGAGTTTCTCGTGGTGGCGGAGTTATGGATACGGAAGAAGAGGCAAAACACCACCGAGTGGTGACTGAGGCTGTCCACAAAGAAGGTGGAAAGATCGCCATGCAAATCCTTCATACGGGAAGGTATGGTTACCATGATAAAATTGTAGGGGCATCCAACCTCAGAGCTCCCATCAATATGTTCAAACCTCATCCTCTCACGGAAGAAGAAATCCATCAAACCATCGAAGACTTTGCCCGTTGTTCGGAACTGGCGAAGTTAGCTGGATATGATGGTGTTGAAATTATGGGGAGTGAGGGTTATCTCATCAACCAATTCATTGCCAAACGTACAAACAACCGAACAGACGATTGGGGTGGAAGTTTTGAAAACCGTATTAAGTTTCCTATTGAGATTATCAAAGCGGTTCGCAAACGAGTGGGAACAGATTTTATCATCATTTACCGTTTGTCTATGTTAGATCTTGTTGAAGATGGTGGTAACATTGACGAAGTTCTGATTCTTGCCAAAGAAATTGAAAAAGCAGGAGCCACTATCATCAATACGGGAATCGGTTGGCATGAAGCTCGGATTCCGACCATTGCGATGATGGTACCAAGAGCTGCTTTTACTTGGGTCACTGCCAGAGTGAAAGGACATGTAAACATTCCTCTTGTAACTTCGAACCGTATCAACACTCCAGAAATTGCAGAGTCAGTTCTCGCTGCCGGAGATGCTGATTTAGTATCTATGGCAAGACCCTTCCTTGCTGATTCTGCATTTGTTAACAAAGCAGCAGCAGGTAAATCACAAGAGATCAATACTTGTATCGCTTGTAACCAAGCATGTCTCGATCATATCTTCCAAGGAAAAATTTGTAGTTGTTTGGTGAATCCAAGAGCTTGTCATGAAACTGATCTTATCATTACCAAAACATCCAAACCAAAAAAAGTAGCGGTTGTGGGTGCAGGTCCCGGTGGAATGGCTTGTTCTACAACTCTTGCTGAACGCGGACATTCTGTAACATTGTTTGATGCCGGACCTGAACTTGGAGGTCAATTAAACATTGCTCGTCGGATTCCAGGGAAAGAAGAATTCAAAGAAACCATTCGTTATTTTGGTGAGATGGTAAAAAAACATGGAGTGGATCTCAAACTCAATACTTTTGTATCAGCTGAAGACCTCATCAAACAAGGATTCGATGAGGTGGTTCTTGCAACTGGAGTCATTCCTCGTATCCCTGAAATTCCTGGAATTAGTGGAGCCAATGTATTAAGTTATGTGGATGTGGTTTTAAAAGGAAAACCGGTTGGGAAACGAGCTGTTGTGATGGGTGCTGGTGGGATAGGGTTTGATGTGAGTCTTTTACTAACCGATGCGGGCCATGATTTTACCAAAGAGAATTATTTAAAGGAGTGGGGAATCAACCAAAACATCACAAAGGATGGGGGACTCAGTGTAAAAGACACTCCTCATTCTGGTCGAGAAGTGACCATGTTAAAACGTTCCAATAGTAAATTTGGAGCCACTCTTGGAAAAACAACGGGTTGGATTCATAAAACCTCACTGGAAGATAGGAAGGTGACTCAAATCTCAGGGGTTACTTATAAATCCATCGAAGCTGATGGAATTGTCATCGAAGTAAAAGGGGAATCTAGAAAAATTCCATGTGATACGGTTGTTGTTTGCGCAGGACAAGATCCCAATCGAACATTACTGGCACCTTTGGAATCAGCAAAAATTCCTGTGCATTTGATTGGTGGGGCAGACCTCGCTTCCGAACTAGATGCCAAACGTGCGATTGACCAAGGGACAAGACTCGCCGTAACCATTTAG
- a CDS encoding acyltransferase family protein translates to MYRKELDGLRAIAIIAVILNHIKQGLFPNGYLGVDMFFVLSGFVITKSLLEKEKMEFFPFLKNFWIRRSKRLFPALFVVVATTVLVTFLFSSYESHHTNMTIETGLFSIIGVGNLYLASTATDYFSTTAELNAFTHTWSLGVEEQFYLLFPILFWILVEKTKKKKIFILLLVLLTILSLLFFLKHFYKNPIRSFYYVHSRFWELSIGSLIFLFSHQSETLSERGKKIISNLSYILLPILISALLVFLFDSKYPKLPEKYYNLVVVCFTAGALFFSNSKSSIINLLQWKPITFLGLLSYSLYLWHWPVITFFRWTFGVKNNLIPIILIVCFSFAYISYRYIETPLRNSEWKWFNQKGFLSPITISISTAIGFFIFVYFILYPFYQKGSFYLGSTATLQSKGVHNLLSPVSHRSDTWNPIDCVLTENNQVGKKISTENCSFGKEFKGKRKFLVLGNSYSAAQVYMFQTIAEKGGTVTVTSTWGGSPAPNLSFNGKWDKINDYYWKDVVPELMSELKPNDVILMIYDLYDFLDSETRLQPFGEELSKFLIQCKEKNLKVIFQHSLPAIRESNCNPDLAIKQWWHQFQDPPCLYFSKEETLNRRKPLHEKLLSLKEEHSNFYILDLMDLFCPENECRFINQDGKFLYRDEFSHPSIEASILARTSLWQVIQKIN, encoded by the coding sequence ATGTATAGGAAGGAACTCGATGGATTAAGAGCCATCGCCATAATCGCTGTTATTCTCAACCACATAAAACAAGGGTTATTCCCAAATGGTTATCTTGGTGTGGATATGTTCTTTGTTTTATCTGGGTTTGTGATTACAAAATCCTTATTAGAAAAAGAAAAAATGGAGTTCTTTCCCTTTTTAAAAAACTTTTGGATTCGACGGTCCAAACGTTTGTTCCCTGCATTGTTTGTAGTAGTGGCAACTACGGTTTTGGTTACGTTTCTATTTTCTTCTTATGAATCCCATCATACGAACATGACCATAGAAACAGGACTCTTTTCCATTATTGGAGTGGGAAACTTATACTTAGCGAGTACGGCAACAGATTACTTTAGCACAACTGCAGAACTCAATGCATTCACACATACTTGGTCTCTCGGTGTGGAAGAACAATTTTATCTCTTATTTCCTATTTTGTTTTGGATATTGGTGGAAAAAACAAAAAAGAAAAAAATATTTATTTTGCTTCTAGTTCTACTAACCATCCTTTCGCTATTATTTTTTCTAAAACACTTTTACAAAAACCCGATTCGGTCTTTTTACTATGTCCATAGTCGGTTTTGGGAATTGAGTATTGGTTCCTTAATTTTTTTATTTTCACATCAATCAGAAACTCTGTCTGAACGCGGAAAAAAAATCATTTCGAACTTATCTTACATTCTGCTTCCGATTTTAATATCTGCTTTATTAGTCTTTTTGTTTGATTCAAAATATCCAAAACTTCCTGAAAAATACTATAACCTTGTTGTTGTATGTTTCACTGCAGGTGCTCTATTTTTTTCGAATTCCAAAAGTTCAATCATCAATCTTTTGCAATGGAAACCTATCACATTTCTAGGTTTATTATCATATTCATTGTACTTATGGCACTGGCCAGTGATTACCTTCTTTCGATGGACATTTGGAGTTAAAAACAACCTAATCCCCATTATACTTATTGTTTGTTTTTCTTTCGCTTACATTTCTTACCGCTACATTGAAACTCCATTACGAAATTCGGAATGGAAATGGTTCAACCAAAAAGGATTTTTATCTCCGATTACTATTTCCATTTCAACTGCTATTGGTTTTTTTATTTTTGTATACTTTATCCTTTACCCTTTTTATCAAAAAGGTTCGTTTTATCTTGGCTCAACGGCAACCTTACAATCCAAAGGTGTTCACAATTTATTATCACCAGTGTCTCACCGATCAGATACTTGGAACCCCATTGACTGCGTTCTCACCGAGAACAACCAAGTGGGAAAAAAGATTTCTACAGAAAATTGTTCTTTTGGAAAAGAATTCAAAGGCAAACGCAAATTTTTAGTTTTGGGAAATTCATATAGTGCCGCCCAAGTGTATATGTTTCAAACGATTGCTGAAAAAGGAGGAACAGTTACTGTTACTTCTACCTGGGGAGGATCACCGGCTCCAAACCTTTCCTTTAATGGAAAATGGGACAAAATCAACGACTACTACTGGAAAGATGTTGTACCGGAATTAATGAGTGAATTGAAACCGAATGATGTCATCCTCATGATTTATGATTTGTACGATTTTCTAGACTCAGAGACTCGGTTGCAGCCATTCGGTGAAGAACTTAGCAAATTTCTAATCCAATGCAAAGAAAAAAATTTGAAAGTCATTTTCCAACATTCCCTTCCAGCTATAAGGGAATCCAATTGTAACCCTGATTTAGCAATCAAACAATGGTGGCATCAGTTTCAAGATCCACCGTGTTTGTATTTTTCTAAAGAAGAAACTTTAAACAGAAGAAAACCTCTTCATGAAAAACTGCTAAGCTTAAAAGAAGAACATTCTAATTTTTATATCCTCGATTTGATGGATTTATTTTGTCCAGAAAACGAATGTCGGTTTATCAACCAAGATGGCAAATTTCTTTACAGAGATGAATTTTCCCATCCGAGTATTGAAGCAAGTATTTTGGCGAGAACATCGCTCTGGCAGGTAATTCAAAAAATAAACTAA
- a CDS encoding MarR family EPS-associated transcriptional regulator: MKENFQYNDHHLKLLQLLEENPHLSQRDASDVLGLSLGKVNYILKAFLDKGLIKMNNFRNNKNKLSYTYLLTPRGIEEKARMTLHFYEIKKREYEALRTEVEKLGDIAEGLS; encoded by the coding sequence ATGAAAGAAAATTTCCAATACAATGATCACCACTTAAAACTCTTGCAGTTGCTTGAAGAAAACCCTCATTTATCCCAGCGGGATGCTTCGGATGTTTTGGGTCTTAGTTTAGGTAAGGTGAACTATATTTTGAAAGCCTTTTTAGATAAGGGCCTTATCAAAATGAATAACTTTCGGAATAATAAAAATAAACTTTCTTATACATACCTTCTGACTCCTCGGGGGATAGAAGAAAAGGCAAGAATGACTCTACATTTCTATGAAATCAAAAAAAGAGAATATGAAGCTCTGCGAACCGAAGTAGAAAAGTTAGGTGATATAGCGGAGGGATTAAGTTGA